The window TGTAGAATAACTTGTTCAGACTCCAGGGATTAAGGTGTAGACGTCTCTAGGAGAACTTTATTCTGCTGGCCATACCACCTAActgctgaggctcagggaggctgaATGGCTTGTCATATAGTAAAGGGCCACCCAGGCCTCAAGCCAGGCCTGCCCCCCAGGCCACTGGGGACATGACGGTGTCTGCCATGACTGTAGCTGCCACCTCCCCCCCAGCATGCACACCACGCAGACACCCAGTCCTCCAGACTCCGGGTCCCACAGACACAGAAACTTCTGTTTGGGAGGACAAAGGGCCTTACTTTCTCTAGAGAGAATGGCCACAGCACGCCTGATTTGGTTGGGGATGAGAGGAACACTAAAAGATGACTaggtgctcgcttcggcagcacatatactaaaattggaacgatacagagaagattagcatggcccctgcgcaaggatgacacgcaaattcatgaagcattccatattttttaaatgcaagagGCTGCACCTtcacctctaattttttttttttttttacagagacagagagagtcagagagagggatagatagagacagacaggaacagagagagatgagaagcatcaatcatcagttttcatcgcgacaccttagttgttcattgattgctttctcatatgtgccttgaccgcgggccttcagcagactgagtaaccccttgctcgagccagcgaccttcggtccaagctggtgagcttttgctcaagccagatgagcccgcactcaaactggcgaccttgtggtctcgaacctgggtctttccacatcccagtccaatgctctatccactgcgccaccgcctggtcaagcgcgtaccatattttttaaataaaatattaaaaaaaaaaaaaaaagtggccctggccggttggctcagtggtagagcgtcggcctggcgtgcagaggtcccgggttcgattcccggccagggcacacaggagaagcgcccatctgcttctccacccctccccctctccttcctctctgtctctctcttcccctcccgcagcgaggctccattggagcagggatggcccaggcactggggatggctccttggcctctgccccaggcactggagtggctctggtcccaacagagcgacgccctggaggggcagagcctcgccccctggtgggcgtgcgcatgcaggaatctgtctgtctctccccgtttccagcttcagaaaaatacaaaaaaaaaaaaaaaaaaggtgactagATTTCAGGCTCAGTTGCCACACCAACAACCAAAGGGAGAACGGGGTTCAAGCATGACAGGTCACTCACACCCTACTCTCATCCACCCCCAAGTGATGACCTGGCCCACGTCCACACATGCTGCAGGGCCCAGCAGGTTGCAGGAGAGCAAGGCTGGAGGAGCTGGTGGCTTAATAAAGGCCTTTTCTAACCAGGGTTCTGAAGGACTTGCCTGTTACCACTGGTTTCTCAACTTGAGTGGTGGCTTGAGATATAGATTTGGGCTCGAGTAATCCTCCTAAAAGAGGGGGACCACTGTCCTTTGCTTCTGGGGCACAAAAATGGGGGACACTCAATCAAAACccttggcagaaaaaaaaaaactcttggcAGGGCAGTGCAGTTACCATAGAAACTTAAGTCAGCTCTCCTCTCCTGGTGTTACATTCTTGCTACATGGCAGCCCATGGCCTAATCTGTGTGCCTAGAACGGGAGCCAACCAAGGACCAAGCAGCTTGGAGCTCTCTGCTCAAGATGTGTCAACAGGAAAGCTGCCGAGGGTAAGGCAGGGACAGGTGTGACCCTGTTGTTTGAGGTGATAGCCATGAGACCCCTCTCCACAAAAGACAAGGGAACTGCCGAGGTACCTGTAGGTGACAAGTGGATGCCCCTCCCTCAGCACCCCTGCCTGGCTTAGAAAGGCCCTTCAGatccttctttccccctcccctggcCAATAGCTCAACCTGTGAATACCTGCCAGCATTCTAGGCCCTTCCCTTCAGGCCCAGACAAAAGGCTGGCTTGTGTGGAAGGAAACAAGCCTTTTAGGAGGCAGGGAACCAACTCCCCACCCCTCAGGGAAGCAGCCATGGGCAAAAGGGAACCTGCTACAGTATCCAGGCACAGTGTCCCACAGGCATCACCGACACCATACAAAAAGGCCAGGAAATATTAgacaaaggggccctggccagttggttcagtggtagagtattggtcCGAGGTATggatttgatttctggccagggcacacaggagaagcgcccatctgcttctccacccttccccctctcccttctctctgtctctctcttcccctcccgcagccaaggctccactggtgcaaagttggcctgggcaggcgctgaggacggctccatggctttggcctcaggcactagaatggctccgggtgcaatggaacaacagcccAGATCAGGGTTGGATCTCaggcgggcacatgcgggagtctgtctatctgcctcccatttctcacttcagaaaaaaatacaaaaaaattagacaaaggGAGGGCGAGCAGGGTCCACCTTGAGCTTCTGTCGACATAAATCAGGAAACAAGAGGCCTGCAGAAGAGGATTTGGAGATGTGTGTTCTGATACCGAGAGCCTGAAACCAACCATCGGCTCTCACCTGGCAGCTCCCCCCTCCATCCTGGCCCCAGGAGTCCTCACAGCCTCAGCTCCCTAGGGACACTGAACCTGTACAAGTCTGTGCAGAAATCACCCACGTCACCCCAGCAAAAGAATGCAGAGAGCTAAGGCTGTCCTCCAGGGGTAGGGACGAGTCTGAAGGTTCCTTCCGGACACTGGAGGTCAGGATTCCAGCTCAGTGTGGAGTGTTTCAATGCTAAGGAGGTGCCGCCAGCCCCCCAGGAAGGGGCCTAGGGATGGAGGAGCAGCAAATCCCCCATGGTGAGAAGGGAAATGGTGAGAGAAGCAGCAGGGAGAGTAAGAAAGCTAGTCAGCCCATAAGCGTTTATGGACACAGTGACGAAAGGAAAGGGGCCCTAGAGTTGACATAAAAAAGCAAGACACTAAATCGCCCAGGAAGGTCAACAACGACTGAGAAACGGTTGGAGCCCACGGGCTGGGGACAGGAGAGGCTGGGCCCGTAGGAAAAAGGCCTCCAGCAGCACAGCTGGCCCCagcgggagagacagagatacacaTGGCCTTGAGCTTGGCACAACCAACAGTGCTACAGAGGTGAGCATGAAAGGCTGCCCAGTGACAACATGCTCTGTTTTCCCAAGAAGCCAGAAAACATGTCAAAAGCATGCAAAGGAAGGAGCACTCCCAAGACAGCAAGGACAATGGCTGAACACACACGATCTACCACAGGACAGCCAGCCAGCAGGGACATGAGGTCATCCGGGCCTTCTTCTCCACGCCCCCACCCATAACCAACCTTAGCTCAAGTATGGAGGCACAAGCCCAGGTCAAAGGCACGATGAGTTTCTGAAGGAAggtttaaataaactttattgttACAAGGGGGGTCCTACCGAGCACAGCCTTATAAACTGAAATATGTGGTCCCAGGATGTCACAATGGTGAAATCAAGAGGTCATGATTGCAGAAGAGGTCACTGTAACCGAAGGACATGGTCCCGGGGAGGTGGGCCAGGAATGCAGCAGACATGATCGTCGCAGGTGGGGGTTGGTCAGGTCAGGGCGAGGGAGAGCACAGCCCCCTTCACTCCCGCTTCTTGTAGCTCTCCAGGTGAGACAAGACCCAGCCCGATGGCAGGAGGATACACAGGAAGCAGGAGGTGAGCCCAATGACGATTTCCTACACAGAGCACAAGAAAGAAGGAAGCCCCAGAGTAAGGAATCCCCAGGCTTCTGGTGGTCTGAGCAGCCTTCCCAGGCAGCTGAAAGCCCCCCTCGCTGAATGAAGATTCGGGCTCCAGAGGAAACACATGGCAGATCCAAGGCCCACACTGGGCCTTGAGGTAAGTAAAGGGTTGGATATAGAAGTAGGGGCCGGCCAGGGTTCAAATCCATGGAGAAATCCATCACCAGCTGACTAAGTGAAGGGATAGGAACAAGGACTTAAACCTCTTTATAGCTGTTCTGTTGGAACCCAGAAACCTTGCATGGGCTGATAATTCTAAAAATGCACCTCCCCTTCCCTGCTTtgaaaacccctcctcccaccctggcCAGACAGGACGGCTTGGTTGGGTAGAGCTTCATCTGGAAGCACGGGGGTTGCCGGTTCCATCACGGGTCAGGGCACTTGAGGGAAAAGATAGgtgttcctttctctaaaatcaataaatttctttttaaaccctcccttcccatctccttTCCAGGACTGCTCTGCAACCTTTGGGGCTAAGAATAAAAAGACTTCTTACGCCATTTCCACATTCCCTATAGTATTTAGGATAACAGCAAAACTTGGAGTCACACTTGGGTTCAAATTCCTTCCTTGCAACTGAAGGGTGTGACTTTCCTTTTGACAAGTCAATACACTGCTCTTAAAATTTCAGTCCCCTGAACCATGAAGTGGAGATAACGCCCTTTCTTCTCAGGGTCACGGGGACTGAATGAGACCAGCACAGCAGTCTCAGCACAGTGCCCGTCACACAGCAGGCACTCAGCGGGTGTCAGCAGCAATTATTATCACCATTATCTTCTCAATCGCAGCGACCTCCCGGCTCTGCTCTTAACTGCAGGCCTGCTAGCCCGGATTCTGAAGACTTGCGTTCAAGGCCGGGCTCTGCCACTGAGGCAATGTATGAGTGAGCTCCAAAGTGTCATTAAGGGCTAACCCCTCCCACATTTCTGGAAATAACAAAGACTTTTTAGGGTCCTCCTGCCCCACTTTCCTAACAATTAAAGCGGCAGCAATTGCTATAGTCGCTGACAGCCGTCAGGCACCCGGATGAACCAACTGGCGGTGATCCGAGATCTTGGGGCAGACTGCAGGACTGTGGCCCGGGCACTACCCCCTACGCCCAAACAGCACTGCAGCTCTCCGCTATGCTGCGACGAAGCGCAGGGCACTCTCAAAGAGCCAAGGTTCAGTAAGCCAAGCTGGTCCAGCCCCGAATCCGCCGCGGGACTCCCAGGCCGGCCCGCTCCTCACCATGGTCCCGAGTTGCTCCCGCGGAGGCTTGGAATAGATCTGGGCACGCGGCACCAGGAGCCGCCGGGCCGGGCTAGTTAGGCCCCTCAGCAGAAGCGGCGACAGCGCAGACATGATCGCAGAGAACGGACTGTAGACGGATAGCAGTCGGAGCCCAAGGTCGGAAAGTCAAAATGGCTACATAGGACGGAATTTCCGGAGCTAGGAAGGCCGGGAAAAGGGAGTCCCGGAAATGACGAAAGAACACACCTCCCACCCGCCCTTGTCAGTTTTTGGCGCGTTTCTCGAAACAGCCAATCCATGCCATCCTACAGCCGATGGGCGGGCACAAAGGGGTGTCCTCATCGGTTATGCCCCGCCTCCAAGGCGGTCTATCTTGTGAGTGACATCTGTGGTCAACCTATCACACAAGTCAGAAATTTTGCGACACTCTTAACCCCTATATCCCTTCAAACAGTGCTCAAATCTCTTTCTATTCAAGAAATCCCACTCTCTGTTAGCCCTCCATTATTTCTGGCCAGAACGCCTGACACTAACCTCCTAACTGAACTCTCCTCACTATTACCCTCTCTAATTCCAGTGTCCACGTAGTGGCAACCCACCTTCCTACCTTCCTGCGTCTCTCCATCGCTATCttccatttaaatataaatttaactaaATCACACACCTACTTAATTTTCAGTGGTTCCCATTGCTTACTAGACCAAGTCCCAATTTCTGGATGTCACTCTCCAGCCTTATCTCTAAATATTCcacaccctcctccccaccccaccctgccccaaaCCTTTTGCTTCTTTGTATCCACCTAGAACACTTTCAACTCCTCCCTAGCCTTCCACTCTCACCACTCCAGCTCCTTCTTCCAGGCCTCCACTTACTGACACAGCttactttattcagcaaatatttactcgTCCTCCCTGTGTTCCAGGAACTGTTCTGGACCTGTAGTCAACAAGGACGCCCTTATCACAAAACTGAAATTCCAAAGAGGAGAAACAATAAACAAGCTCTTCTTGCCCAAGGgcgggcagctcagttggttagagcagggtcCCTACATGCAGAgtgtgtgggtttgatcccaggtcaagggacatgcaagaatcaacaaatgatggcatgaatgagtggagcaacaaatcggtgcttctctccgtctctgtctctctcttcctctctttctagaaatcaatgaaaaaataaaattataaaatgaaataaaaaaaataaacaaatgaaataaagcttttggccctggccggttggctcagtggtagagcgtcggcctggcatgcagaagtccggggttcgattcccggccagggcacacaggagaggcgcccatctgcttctccacccctccccctctccttcctctctgtctctctcttccccttccgcagctaaggctccattggagcaaagatggccctggcgctggggatggctctgtggcctctgcctcaggcgctagagtggctctggttgcaacatagcgacgcccaggatggacagagcatcgccccctggtgggcagagcgtcgccccctggtgggcgtgccaggtggatcccggtcgggagcatgcgggagtctgtctgactgtctctccccgtttccagcttcagaaaaataaaaaaattaaaaaataaagcttttggtgACAAGCTCTTGAGAGTTCCGTGGTGTGATAGTAGGCAATGGGTGGTACTTAATCAGTCAGCCTTCATGGGCCACCCTAGGCCCTGTGCAACCTCCATGCCCAGCAAACCCTGTGGTAGCACTACCCACAGGGTCAGTCTCCATGCCTAGACTGGAAGGCCACCTAAGGGTAATCCATGTCGGATTCACCACTGTCTCCAGGGGCCTGGCGCATCTGACACCCCGACATTTATGAACTGCAGGAGACTGAACAGGAGGTATAAGGCCAACAGGAAAGGGGTGAGGAGCCAGCCACTGAGCGGGGCCTTACCTACACAATCTTCTTCTATCTTCACAACGGGGTCATGAAGGACATgctattatttcaaatattttttacaaagaaggaaatataGCCCTACCcacgtagctcagttggttcaggtATCATCTGGATACACtaatgttgtgggtttgatccccagtgagggcctGGGGAATTacccagtgaatgcataaataagtgggacaacaaatcaatgtttctctctcaatctctctttcccccttcctctctaaaatctataaattttagaaagaggaagacatAAGCCTGGAGAACTGGGTGACCTGCTGAAGGTCATGCAGCTACATGGCTGCCTAGGCAAGATGCCAGGGCAGGTTCTTCTGCCAAAGCCCATGCTTTAATTATCACACAAGCTGCTGTGGAGGAGA is drawn from Saccopteryx leptura isolate mSacLep1 chromosome 1, mSacLep1_pri_phased_curated, whole genome shotgun sequence and contains these coding sequences:
- the COX8A gene encoding cytochrome c oxidase subunit 8A, mitochondrial, producing MSALSPLLLRGLTSPARRLLVPRAQIYSKPPREQLGTMEIVIGLTSCFLCILLPSGWVLSHLESYKKRE